Part of the Antedon mediterranea chromosome 6, ecAntMedi1.1, whole genome shotgun sequence genome, ttatttatgttacaaTATTGAGAACACTATTATCATGTTGAAGTGacatattttgtaatttgtaaagtTTTGTGTTTTTCCATTACAGAGCCTAATGACTGACGAACAAGTTGCCAATGCACCTATTATGATCCTAGGAAATAAGATAGATTGTCCAACTGCATGTAGTGAAAATGACTTGCGTTCTATATTGGGCCTTCATGGACAAACAACAGGCAAGGTATGAACACCTCAGTCTTACAATTTCTACTTGTCTGTGTTTTTGTATTGCtgatatatttgatatttaCTAGAGGCATTTTCTGTACACAATCATAACAACCATTCATTATTCCTCCAAAATATCCATTTTCTAAGAATCCATTTTCTTGATTAAAAGTTTACAATCAACTGATTGATATgactttttcttttttcaggGCACAGTTCCAATTAAGGATTTACCAGGACGCCCCTTAGAGTTGTTTATGTGCAGCGTGCTGAAGCGACAAGGTTACGGAGATGGGTTTAGGTGGTTAGCTCAGTATATCTAATTAGGTTACTTTTTGTATGCATATCTTTAATCCAAGTTCCTAAAAATGAGAGGATAACTCTCATTAAGTTCaacaaaagtaataataaacaaaataaattaatatacacATTTGTACAAGTTGCAGTGAAagtttaaatgatttttaacTTAGCTGGTTTGGGTgcatttgtgtttttttaattgaagaCAAAACAGTTAATTTGTAGCAGTGTGTGAATACTACCTGATTGTTACCAAATGGATACAAAATGGCAACCTGATTGTTTCCAAGTGGATACAAAATTTGCAACCTGCTTGTTTCCAAATGGATACAAAGTGTTCATACAAATGGATACAAAATGGCGGTAGATAATTTAAAGATTTGTTGGCACACTGACTTGATACTGATAGTATTAACATCACTATTCAACTTTTTAGAGATACCTCATTTCATCATcttaaacataaacaaaacttGCTACTGTTttaagaaaacaattttaatatagTTTAGCCGGTTTACAAAACAAGAGAACAATTTAATTTTCTGCAGTGAGGTGGCACTGTAAATTACAGAAAGTAAAATACATgccaattatttgtttaaaacatggTACATGAAGAACTATATTGTTTTCattctaaaaataatgtatattacagtaataaaaaaataagaaatggATTTGTCGGTCTTTTATCTATATtatcttttttgttttgataCAACCACAATAATCAGCCGGTTCTTGTTACTGTGTCTACAATTAGTCTATTTTGTAGGCAAGTTCCTTGACACATGTGAAGTTTGTATCATGAGAACAATGTTGCTGTATTTAACCTAACCTTTAAAATGATTCAGTTTTAAACAACATGTGATTCACATGTAATGGTGTATAGAACTTGCTATGAAACTGGAGAGATAATAATAGGTATGGAGAACCAggtttaatattaaaaatataattttcatttatGGAAAGTTTTATTATGTTGTGGTTGTATATACAAATTGTACCCATTTATATTGTGGAGATACTTACATATTTTAAGTCCATTACAGAAATATTTTTGAGCTGATATCTATTTATCTTCCTTACATTATAttcattgtatattatattatctatGTTTAtgacatataataattttgtattagtAACATtggtaataacataataataataataataattaaattttagcACAAAAATGCAGAGCAACTGTGAGCTAGGATACATTGTTGTGCATGCTATTCATTTGAATATGCAGGTGTATGTGCTTATATGAAATTTGaagacatttaaataaatttgcataCATGTAATAATTTGAATACAAAGGGAAATGcaaataagtttaaatatttgattttgttCAATGCATAGTAACATTTGCATTGCAAATTTGCACACTTGAATAATTTGCATACATGTGATAAATAATTGTCTAAGAAGAATATGTTGCTTTTCCCTTTATATTTGTtgagataaaaatataataatattaaataaaaaattattcaatttacCAATTTCATGATTGTAAGTATTTTGTGAATACATACGAACATTTTGAAGGTGCTGCATGAAATAGTCctgttttttaaaaaccaacACATATAAAAGattgtttaattatattattttgggtTTTCTTTTCTGGTTTAAGTTATGCAGATTTTTATATCGTGCCACAGTCAAATAAGCACCCAATCAACTAAAATGTTTTTCACATCGTTGTAGTAAGCACAAATATTTATTGTGACTTAATACTTAATTTCCAGGTAGTtccaacaaaataaatgatcaCTCCAGTTGAAATTATTACTGAAACTTGTTATGAGAATATGTTCAATATTTTAAGTTTAAGTGACACGTACATATGATGCTTTAGTATATTTATTAGATTATTGTAGCCTTATTGTGTTGAGCCTATTAACAAGTTCAAAATACCATTGAGTTTAATACTAAAAGTACATATTAATTTACACAAAGTCAATGAAAAGGTATTTAGGGCTACTACTGGACGATAAAAAAtgactataaataaatgttttcagAATTTCATCCTAgaagcatggacctataaattaataGGTCCAATTTATAGGTCCATTCTTGAACCATAGGCCAACCATTTAGGCCTTTACTGTTTTCACTAAGAAATGAAATTTCATTATCAGTAAAGAttaaaattcatcaatttataGTCATTCGTTGTATAAACATACTAAGGGCAACAGGTACAAATACATAGGCTTACTGCTGAGCTTCATTTATAAGTACCACTTGGCGCTTTAAGCAGTACCAAGTAATTTTGTTTATCTGGAACATGGTGGTGTTTTTTGCTTGGTAGTATAAAAcagattattttttattgttttttcatcataataaataagatcatattaaaatgaatttgaaagtaatatttgtttttaaaagttgtGTTAACTGTTTTATCTAAATATTGAAAACAGAGATTTTCAGTTTTACGGTGTAAAAGATTAAGTAACAGAATATTATGGTAGTCTTGCTTGCAAACCAGAGTTGTCATATAGGAAGCTATCACAACCAACGAATTGATTTAAAATGTCCCAGGGACGTTGCCACTGgtatggttggtaaggtttcaacctgaccgctttttcacagaggcctttgacaacccagtggcttgaacagataTTTTTCCCATTTCTTGTGAAaatattttgaagaaaatagggggcttcttttcgagatgggttCCCTTGGCTTCATTTCAAGGTTTCCAGTATGCAGTTGTTTATTTagatttcttttattattaatgcacattaaataatatttcacaaCTGCTTTATAGTAAATTACTGGGAAAAAATTGCTGTACCAGATCTCAAAAGATAAAATACAATGTGTGGTAGCTGTCACACATTAAACAATACTCgcactttattaatattttattgaaaacaaaattaaatatgagcattcatgtcattttttaaaattcataaaactAATGTTTACAGTAttctaaaataaatacatttgaaaaaaacataaaattgaataatttagtAAAAGTCTGTCTGAATTTtactataattttatttaagtaCTTATCCCAACAATTCCATACAATTggaatgtattattttattagccAAGGATTACATAGTGAATTCAATCGATGGTATAATATTAATCAGCCAAGGAGGGAATTCAAttaatggtaggcctatatatattcaCAGGACAACcacattaaatatgtttttaacatttcatagttaaaatgtaaattaaaaatttgattTCATACAGTAACAATAACATAGAAACATGTTTTTcttaataagaataataaaacCATTTACTTAATTAAAACATATCATCTAGAATGTGCTAgggaaattaaagctttgttatAAGGAGCATGAAAAGTACTGgttatctaaaataaatattttattcatggCTCAGATATAACTTATATGTTATAGTCTGTTCGCCCATTATACTTTAACATTAACTGTGCacgaaagacaaaaataaaacacaattgtTCTTCTCCACTATAATAACACTATAACAGGGGTGGATCCATGAGTTTTGTAAAGGGAATTTGCATGAAAAATAGACTTGAGTAGGGGTGTCTAAGCTTTTTGAAGGACACACCCTTGATTTATAGACGCACCCCTTTGTGCCATCATGCTTTGACAATTTTGGTGTTTATTTCATTACctataaatttaattaacataaagtaatacaaaaagttaataaattcattttttctgTCAAGGAGTGCGTGCGACTTTAGCACAAGCCCCTGTATCCACTCCAGCATATTGTTGACAAGATAAGTGTGAAATGTTAATGTACATTGCTTTTTATGACGTGACATTAGTAAAGATAATTACAGACTTCTGTCTGAAGGCTTCTTGTATGTCATATTTATGTAATCAAAAATATCTTCCTCACTACTGACTGGTAGTGGTTCTCCAGGAAttcctaaaagaaaaaaaaaacataaaaatagtaataaattataattatatttttcctTACTGTGTCACTTATTTGTTCTGTAATTAGctattcattataatattattattgtttctacATCTTTATAAGCCATTGCGGTTTCTGTGGAACCTTTTCATCTTTAATTTAAGATGAATAAagtgttatttattaatttgaaaacatttagtctataattataaagaataaataaataaatgtgctTAAAAAAAAAGCCCATATCTGTTAAGTGTtggtttaatatattaatatctaTTATTTATAGTCAATACACAagatttaaatcaaaataaataacataattttcATACCAGTGCTTCCCATTGGTCGAATTGTATATTCATTAATTGTAAATCCTTCTTCCAATGCCTTTCCTCTCATTTGTTTATTAAAGACATCACTACCGGTAAAATACAGAGTGCCACAGAAGTACTGATCGTTAGGTATTAGCCTAATATCAATTCTTCTATATAGACGCTCTCCTTTTGGGTTTTCATCGTCTTTTGGAAGTCTGCAAACACCctataaaatgatttaaaaataaatattatttattaatgtatgtattataaaaaaaaaacctttatcTCCTCCTAAACCACACAACCGTTATTtgtgctgttttttttttggcgAAATGTagattttagaccaatttcttGGAAATGCTGTTTTTGGCAATTCCCAGTCGTTTTCTCTATGCCATGATCAAGTCACAGAGAGGTCATTGAAGAGAGCAAGCATGGTCTGTATAGCAGCTGCTGTAGCACCTTGTTCGGATTATACAACGATGTCaacgattttaacttttatatgaattttatataatcattgtaaatttttatgcctttaatatattttatgtcatttgaatattttatgtgttgtactgtatgtttgttttatcgagggccctgaatgatcagttctattaggaactggataggctaccctcagtaaatatggtaataaataaataaatacaacaaattcACTATTTAGATGGTGCCCATCCATTGGTAAATATTTACCATCGGTAATCTCtagttttatataatgtttgcttattaaacaataataattaataataataaaatataattgtaaagTTGATGTACCATGAATTTAGTATCACCAATAGAAATAGTTTCTGTAACAAAATTAGATTCTTTCATTGCTTCTACCACATTGCGAAGTAGTTCCGGCTTTTTATCATCAGTGGATGAATACGATTCATGTGCAAGAAGGCAATCAATATCACCACTTGATTTAGCACCTCTTCTGTAACTTCCACATATTGTCGCAATATAGTCCTTATCAACACCTTTAATTTCTTTAAGCATTATGCTCTCAAGCTGTTCCATTTCTGAGCGGGGTATTCTTTTTTCAAAGTCTTCAAAGTGCCTATAATAGGGTGAATAAAACATATAtgtgttatttttttcaatcagattTTTTGCAATATGACATCAAGTCTGCGTAGTCAATTCGAAGTGCCCTTTAAAACTAGAGACAATAGAAATGAtagtaaataggcctaactTGCCTTTCCCATGATGTTTCTTGCCCTTTTGTGAAAAAACAAACTCTCTTTAAAATCCTGGCTACAGGCTTGGACGTAATACAAAACTCTTACTTAATAAGTATAACAAAAAGTAAGAACAAATCACAATGCATTTAGGATTTCCTTACTGACTGCTAAAATATTGAAACACTTTACAAACCTTAAACCAATCTTCTGATGGTGATTAAGTCTGTCAACATTTTCCCttaattctgaaaataaaataaagaatgatGAATTAAATTAGAGGTACATTTTGTACATACATAATCATTAAGCTTCTTGATGGCAATTACAGTAATACATTGATCTCTAAATATGGCCCTATTTCAAAAGGGTCTTGATATATTAAGGGGTCCCAAACTACTAAGTGCATGTTTCAAAAGAATGAAGGGGTACCAAACTATTAAGGTCTGGGTCATCACATACTATTAGATACAAAGTTATAAGGAGGCACAAATTATTCAGGATCGAGTCCTAAACTATCAAGGAGTTCAAAGCATGTAAGAAGTTCCAAACTATTAAGTCAGCATATACTATTAGTTGATAAATTATTAAGGAGTCCACAACTATTAAGAAGTCCCAAACTAGTAAGGATTCCAAAGCAATTAAGTGGTTCCAAACTATTAAGTGGTCACATACTATTAGGTGATACATTATTAAGGAGTCCACAACTATTAAGGAGTCCAAACTATTAAGGATTCCAAAGCAATTAAGGGGTTCCCAACTATTAAGTGGTCACATACTATTAGGCGATAAATTATTAAGGAGTCCACAACTATTAAGGAGTCCCAAACTATTAAGGATTCCAAAGCAATTAAGGGGTTCCCAACTATTAAGTGGTCACATACTATTAGGCGATAAATTATTAAGGAGTCCACAACTATTAAGGATTCCAAAGCAATTAAGGAATACAAAATGAATGattaatgaattattatcaaattattgaATACCTTCAATTGTTGTAATGCCATCTTCAACAAGTTTCCTAGCAGCAGCTGGCCTAGAGTATTAGGTACAAGTCAAATGTGAGTATAGTACTTTAAATAAGAATTTATATAAAAGTTAATCAATTCAAATGTCAGTACATATGTGAGATTTTTAcaaatgcttggttcccactatgcAGCATGcgaggacgtaaacgcaacgcaagtacattttaccaatcacaagtgatggattgTTCGAaatgtcgcttgtcattggtcaacctGCTTATTACATTGCGCTTATGTCCTTGTATCACATCCTGTACTGGGAGCCAAGATTAAAGaatttcaatcaattatttgtccacaaaatgtgtttttacCCAATTCCAGTCACTCTTGTCATTAAGTTAATTGCTACACTGGTATCATCAGCTCGAATATTTTCAAGTTTTTGAAGTTTTCCTGTCTTCATAAATTCATCTATTTTCTTTCCGATTTTGTCACCAATTCCATTctaatttgtcaaaattaaaaagaaaatttacagAGTGAAGAAGTtcaattctgttttttttttatttatcacatACTTTCTCATTTATAGGTTAGGCattacaaatgt contains:
- the LOC140052329 gene encoding DNA polymerase beta-like; this encodes MSKRKAPQGANPNADFVDFLTELANYEKNVTRAMHKYNAYRKAASVLAKHPTRVIDGDDARKLNGIGDKIGKKIDEFMKTGKLQKLENIRADDTSVAINLMTRVTGIGPAAARKLVEDGITTIEELRENVDRLNHHQKIGLRHFEDFEKRIPRSEMEQLESIMLKEIKGVDKDYIATICGSYRRGAKSSGDIDCLLAHESYSSTDDKKPELLRNVVEAMKESNFVTETISIGDTKFMGVCRLPKDDENPKGERLYRRIDIRLIPNDQYFCGTLYFTGSDVFNKQMRGKALEEGFTINEYTIRPMGSTGIPGEPLPVSSEEDIFDYINMTYKKPSDRSL